A single genomic interval of Streptomyces sp. NBC_00663 harbors:
- the pssA gene encoding CDP-diacylglycerol--serine O-phosphatidyltransferase has translation MPEADEVDDEEEMPLSLRLSIADTLTLGNATCGFMAVYFTTTGILIPHLTGSQESGMARHSAATAVILMLCAAVFDLFDGLVARKLRSSPMGAELDNLSDLISFGLAPAYFVLVYGMVADDAHQRVAAVGAIVVLLAVVLRLARFSCVTPPNGMFQGMPSPFGALTVVSIVLLELPFVATLLAILGTAWLMVSRVEYPKPRGRLAVAMLAWIVAAMGLLAGWAFDAPSGQLLLQTGCALQLVMGAVIPLFATARRVNNFRDNRREARAAQLP, from the coding sequence GTGCCCGAGGCCGATGAGGTGGACGACGAGGAGGAGATGCCTCTTTCTCTCCGCCTCTCAATAGCGGACACCCTCACCCTCGGCAACGCCACGTGCGGCTTCATGGCGGTGTACTTCACCACCACCGGCATCCTGATCCCGCACCTCACCGGCAGCCAGGAATCCGGCATGGCCCGCCACAGCGCGGCCACCGCGGTCATCCTGATGCTCTGCGCGGCGGTCTTCGACCTGTTCGACGGCCTGGTGGCGCGCAAGCTGCGCTCCTCCCCGATGGGCGCGGAGCTGGACAACCTCTCGGACCTGATCAGCTTCGGTCTGGCGCCGGCGTACTTCGTCCTCGTGTACGGCATGGTCGCGGACGACGCGCATCAGCGGGTGGCGGCGGTCGGGGCGATCGTGGTGCTCCTGGCCGTCGTCCTGCGTCTCGCGCGCTTCTCGTGCGTGACGCCGCCGAACGGGATGTTCCAGGGCATGCCCTCGCCGTTCGGCGCGCTGACGGTGGTCTCGATCGTGCTCCTGGAGCTGCCCTTCGTGGCGACGCTCCTGGCGATCCTGGGCACCGCCTGGCTGATGGTGAGCCGGGTCGAGTACCCGAAGCCGCGGGGCCGTCTCGCGGTCGCGATGCTCGCCTGGATCGTCGCGGCGATGGGTCTGCTGGCCGGCTGGGCCTTCGACGCCCCGAGCGGCCAGCTGCTCCTCCAGACGGGCTGCGCACTCCAGCTGGTCATGGGCGCGGTCATCCCGCTGTTCGCCACGGCCCGCCGGGTGAACAACTTCCGCGACAACCGCCGCGAGGCCCGTGCGGCCCAGCTGCCGTAG
- a CDS encoding ABC transporter substrate-binding protein, producing MTTTTYATRTAAGALAALLLLAGCSSKAKDDDADKQSAGGIKTGEGISGKTINLGVLTDMTGVYATLGKSVTQAQQLYVKQLNAAGGVCGYKVALTIRDHGYDPQKAVSGYTELEPKVLGFAQFIGSPFVAAVKQRVDGQDKGLVLPQAWSAALLGSPYIRVIGSTYDIETINAVDFLIKEKGIKKGDKIGHVYFEGDYGESALVGSKYMAKDAGLTIVEQKIKPTDNDMTAQVAALKQAGVKAIVISAGPRQAASLVGVAAAGGFDVPVIGNNSAFAPQLLATQAGPALMKNYYVASPSLPIGADTPEAKKLVADYRAAYPKDALDNGIVAGWTAASAFGEALKKACKNKDLTREGVDRALLTINAFDLGFGPVQDFTDPKSPSSRESVILQPDKSVTGGMKVVREAQASEVAEAYTPGG from the coding sequence ATGACCACGACGACGTACGCCACCAGGACCGCCGCCGGTGCCCTCGCCGCGCTGCTCCTGCTGGCCGGATGCAGCTCCAAGGCCAAGGACGACGACGCGGACAAGCAGTCCGCCGGCGGGATCAAGACCGGCGAAGGCATCTCCGGCAAGACGATCAACCTCGGCGTCCTCACCGACATGACCGGCGTCTACGCCACCCTCGGCAAGAGCGTCACCCAGGCCCAGCAGCTGTACGTGAAGCAGCTGAACGCCGCCGGCGGCGTCTGCGGCTACAAGGTGGCCCTCACCATCCGCGACCACGGCTACGACCCGCAGAAGGCCGTCTCCGGCTACACCGAGCTGGAGCCGAAGGTGCTGGGCTTCGCACAGTTCATCGGCTCCCCGTTCGTCGCCGCCGTCAAGCAGCGCGTCGACGGCCAGGACAAGGGCCTGGTGCTGCCGCAGGCCTGGTCGGCGGCGCTGCTCGGCAGCCCGTACATCCGCGTCATCGGCTCCACGTACGACATCGAGACCATCAACGCCGTCGACTTCCTGATCAAGGAGAAGGGGATCAAGAAGGGCGACAAGATCGGCCATGTCTACTTCGAGGGCGACTACGGCGAGAGCGCCCTGGTCGGCTCCAAGTACATGGCGAAGGACGCCGGGCTGACCATCGTCGAGCAGAAGATCAAACCGACCGACAACGACATGACCGCCCAGGTCGCCGCCCTCAAGCAGGCCGGCGTCAAGGCGATCGTCATCAGCGCCGGTCCCCGCCAGGCCGCCTCGCTCGTCGGCGTCGCCGCCGCGGGCGGCTTCGACGTGCCGGTCATCGGCAACAACTCCGCCTTCGCCCCCCAGCTCCTCGCCACCCAGGCGGGCCCCGCCCTGATGAAGAACTACTACGTGGCCTCGCCCTCGCTCCCCATCGGCGCGGACACCCCGGAGGCGAAGAAGCTCGTCGCCGACTACCGGGCCGCCTACCCGAAGGACGCCCTCGACAACGGCATCGTCGCCGGCTGGACCGCCGCGTCCGCCTTCGGCGAGGCCCTGAAGAAGGCCTGCAAGAACAAGGACCTCACCCGCGAGGGCGTCGACCGGGCCCTGCTCACGATCAACGCCTTCGACCTAGGCTTCGGCCCCGTCCAGGACTTCACCGACCCCAAGTCCCCGTCCTCCCGGGAAAGCGTGATCCTTCAGCCGGACAAGAGCGTCACGGGTGGCATGAAGGTCGTACGGGAGGCGCAGGCTTCGGAGGTTGCGGAGGCGTACACGCCTGGGGGCTGA
- a CDS encoding branched-chain amino acid ABC transporter permease, with amino-acid sequence MSEALVRPLRLLGVRTYLWTAATVLLLALPFYLDRFWLQAGLFAMAAAIGAIGINLLTGATGQLSMGHAFFLAVGAYAYCVFAADGGDGLTGLGLPTWLAAVLAVLVAGIAGGLFSPISGRLSGAYLGIATLALVFIGQHVMFNAHDLTGGANGRDVPPLNLFGLTFDDRELLVADVPFGSAEKLWYAGLLALLAGALFARGVLRGRPGRAMNALRDHRIAAGVIGVPVARHRAAVFVLSSMYAGLAGVVLALVFQRTVPDYFGITLSLEYLAMIVVGGLGSVSGAIAGAVFVTLLPQLLTRYSDALPLVSAPGTGGIAPGEAARYLYGAAVVLVVLFLPGGLVGVAARRRTRTLTEER; translated from the coding sequence GTGTCTGAAGCCCTGGTGAGACCGCTCCGGCTCCTCGGTGTGCGGACGTACCTGTGGACCGCCGCGACCGTCCTCCTCCTCGCCCTCCCCTTCTACCTCGACCGCTTCTGGCTCCAGGCCGGCCTCTTCGCCATGGCCGCCGCCATCGGCGCGATCGGCATCAACCTCCTCACCGGCGCCACGGGCCAACTCTCCATGGGCCACGCCTTCTTCCTCGCCGTCGGCGCCTACGCCTACTGCGTCTTCGCCGCCGACGGAGGCGACGGGCTGACCGGTCTCGGCCTGCCGACCTGGCTCGCGGCCGTGCTCGCGGTGCTGGTCGCGGGGATCGCGGGCGGCCTGTTCAGCCCCATCTCCGGCCGCCTCAGCGGCGCCTACCTCGGCATCGCCACCCTCGCCCTCGTCTTCATCGGCCAGCACGTGATGTTCAACGCCCACGACCTGACCGGCGGCGCCAACGGCCGTGACGTACCGCCCCTGAACCTCTTCGGCCTCACCTTCGACGACCGTGAACTCCTCGTCGCCGACGTGCCGTTCGGGTCGGCGGAGAAACTCTGGTACGCCGGTCTGCTCGCCCTGCTGGCCGGCGCGCTCTTCGCCCGGGGTGTCCTGCGCGGCCGTCCGGGCCGGGCCATGAACGCCCTGCGCGACCACCGCATCGCGGCCGGGGTGATCGGGGTGCCGGTGGCCCGCCACCGGGCCGCCGTCTTCGTGCTGTCGTCGATGTACGCGGGCCTGGCGGGCGTCGTCCTCGCCCTGGTCTTCCAGCGGACCGTGCCGGACTACTTCGGCATCACCCTGTCCCTCGAATACCTCGCCATGATCGTCGTCGGCGGGCTCGGCTCGGTCTCCGGCGCGATCGCCGGGGCCGTGTTCGTCACCCTGCTCCCGCAGCTGCTGACCCGCTACAGCGACGCGCTGCCCCTGGTCTCCGCCCCGGGCACGGGCGGGATCGCACCGGGCGAGGCAGCCCGGTACCTCTACGGCGCCGCCGTCGTGCTGGTGGTGCTGTTCCTGCCCGGCGGCCTGGTCGGCGTGGCCGCCCGGCGTCGCACCAGAACCCTCACGGAGGAACGATGA
- a CDS encoding branched-chain amino acid ABC transporter permease, with protein sequence MSTFAEILLNGLSLGSVYALIALGFVVIFRATEVVNFAHASLLLAGGYVTATLHDDLGFWPALLVGIAGAACVGAAVEFLVMRRYRGSDHSVLAIVTIGVDILLTTELTRRIGTDVLALGDPWGDAVLKVGPISLAHTRIAAFVAAALLITAFLLVFRYTSWGVAMRAAAESAETAALMGVRLGRVSLGAWAVAGGLAAVAALFLTVFPTPGLERATSLTALKAFPAAILGGLDSTTGALVGGLLVGVTESLATGYQSDLTFLGRGLGDLAPYLVMVAILLVRPAGLFGTKELARV encoded by the coding sequence ATGAGCACCTTCGCCGAAATCCTGCTGAACGGGCTCTCGTTGGGGTCGGTGTACGCGCTGATCGCCCTCGGTTTCGTGGTGATCTTCCGGGCCACGGAGGTCGTCAACTTCGCCCATGCGTCCCTGCTGTTGGCGGGCGGTTATGTCACCGCCACCCTCCACGACGACCTCGGCTTCTGGCCCGCGCTGCTGGTCGGGATCGCGGGCGCCGCGTGTGTCGGGGCGGCCGTGGAGTTCCTGGTCATGCGCCGCTACCGGGGCTCCGACCACAGCGTCCTCGCCATCGTCACCATCGGCGTCGACATCCTGCTCACCACCGAACTGACCCGCCGTATCGGCACGGACGTCCTGGCGCTCGGCGACCCCTGGGGCGACGCGGTCCTCAAGGTCGGGCCGATCTCCCTCGCCCACACCCGGATCGCCGCGTTCGTGGCCGCGGCGCTGCTCATCACCGCGTTCCTGCTGGTCTTCCGGTACACCTCGTGGGGCGTGGCGATGCGTGCGGCGGCGGAGAGCGCGGAGACGGCCGCGCTGATGGGCGTACGGCTGGGGCGGGTGTCGCTCGGTGCGTGGGCCGTGGCCGGGGGCCTGGCCGCCGTAGCGGCGCTGTTCCTCACCGTCTTCCCGACGCCGGGCCTGGAACGGGCCACGTCGCTGACCGCGCTGAAGGCGTTCCCGGCGGCCATCCTCGGCGGCCTGGACTCCACGACCGGCGCCCTGGTCGGCGGGCTGCTCGTCGGCGTCACGGAGTCGCTGGCGACCGGCTACCAGAGCGATCTGACCTTCCTGGGACGGGGGTTGGGCGACCTCGCGCCATACCTGGTCATGGTCGCGATCCTGCTCGTCCGGCCCGCCGGGCTGTTCGGCACGAAGGAGCTCGCCCGTGTCTGA
- a CDS encoding ABC transporter ATP-binding protein — MDTLDVRGLTVRFAGLTALDDVSFTVRPGTVHALIGPNGAGKSTCFNVLSGVYRATSGSVRFGDHELTGMPPHRIAGLGIARIFQNLALPPRATVEDSLLLGRHRLTRTGFVAAGLRLPSAAREERVHRERVREIAEFVGIADCLSRPAGSLPYGRQKLAELARALCMEPRLLLLDEPVAGMTADERRRTAAVIAGVRDGLGISIVLVEHDMGVVMRLADAVTVLDFGRRIADGAPADVQNDPAVVQAYLGAGS; from the coding sequence ATGGACACCCTCGACGTACGCGGCCTGACCGTCCGTTTCGCGGGCCTCACCGCCCTCGACGACGTCTCCTTCACCGTCCGCCCCGGCACCGTCCACGCCCTCATCGGCCCCAACGGGGCGGGAAAGTCAACCTGCTTCAACGTTCTGTCCGGCGTCTACCGCGCCACCTCGGGCAGCGTCCGCTTCGGCGACCACGAACTCACCGGCATGCCTCCGCACCGCATCGCCGGTCTCGGGATCGCCCGCATCTTCCAGAACCTCGCCCTGCCACCCCGCGCCACGGTCGAGGACAGCCTGCTCCTCGGCCGCCACCGGCTGACCCGAACCGGCTTCGTGGCGGCCGGACTTCGCCTGCCCTCGGCCGCCCGCGAGGAACGCGTCCACCGTGAACGCGTCCGCGAGATCGCCGAGTTCGTCGGCATCGCCGACTGTCTGTCACGGCCCGCGGGCTCCCTGCCGTACGGGCGGCAGAAGCTCGCCGAACTCGCCCGCGCGCTGTGCATGGAGCCACGCCTGCTGCTCCTGGACGAACCCGTCGCCGGGATGACCGCCGACGAACGCCGCCGAACGGCCGCCGTGATCGCGGGCGTTCGCGACGGCCTGGGCATCTCGATCGTGCTGGTGGAACACGACATGGGGGTGGTGATGCGGCTCGCGGACGCGGTGACCGTACTGGACTTCGGGCGCCGGATCGCCGACGGCGCCCCCGCCGACGTACAGAACGACCCGGCCGTCGTACAGGCCTACCTGGGGGCCGGATCATGA
- a CDS encoding ABC transporter ATP-binding protein produces the protein MVGSGLVVRDLSVGYGPVRALRRVSLEVPEASVVTVLGSNGAGKSTLLRAISRTLSFQGGAVTEGDVSLGGRRLDRLPPDRVVAAGVSQVPEGRRVFARMTVADNLRAGALGGARAGRAGSLARVHELFPVLAQRAHQRAGLLSGGEQQMLAVARALMAAPKVLLLDEPSLGLAPLMAERIADTVREINEQGTAVLLVEQNAALALRLATHAYVLEVGEVTLEGPAADLAASDEVRRRYLGVVDEDAAADADQVVRRTLTRWKG, from the coding sequence ATGGTCGGATCCGGACTCGTGGTGCGGGACCTGTCGGTCGGTTACGGCCCCGTGCGCGCCCTGCGCCGGGTGTCCCTGGAGGTGCCCGAGGCAAGCGTGGTGACGGTCCTCGGCTCCAACGGCGCGGGCAAGTCGACGCTGCTCCGGGCCATCAGCCGCACCCTGTCGTTCCAGGGCGGCGCGGTCACCGAGGGCGACGTGAGCCTGGGCGGCCGACGGCTGGACCGGCTTCCGCCGGACCGGGTGGTCGCCGCCGGGGTCAGCCAAGTCCCCGAGGGGCGCCGGGTGTTCGCCCGTATGACGGTCGCCGACAATCTGCGCGCGGGCGCCCTCGGCGGCGCCCGGGCGGGCCGCGCCGGGTCCCTGGCCCGCGTCCACGAACTTTTCCCCGTGCTGGCCCAACGCGCCCACCAGCGCGCCGGGTTGCTCTCCGGCGGCGAACAGCAGATGCTCGCCGTCGCCCGCGCCCTGATGGCCGCCCCGAAGGTCCTCCTCCTGGACGAACCCTCCCTGGGCCTCGCCCCGCTCATGGCCGAGCGGATCGCCGACACCGTCCGCGAGATCAACGAACAGGGCACCGCGGTCCTTCTCGTGGAGCAGAACGCCGCCCTCGCCCTGCGCCTCGCCACGCACGCGTACGTCCTCGAAGTCGGCGAGGTGACCCTGGAGGGCCCGGCCGCCGACCTGGCCGCCTCCGACGAGGTACGCCGCCGCTACCTGGGCGTCGTGGACGAGGACGCGGCGGCCGACGCCGACCAGGTCGTACGACGCACGCTGACCCGATGGAAGGGGTGA
- a CDS encoding PucR family transcriptional regulator produces the protein MGGRRLRTGHDWKLLAESCTALLDRVPELVDEHIRQLTEHSPVYAGVLAPDLQWREAEEAIRIGIETLSAPRESPRRDLEHAEGLGRHRAQQGLPLDLLVHAYRNAGYLVWDALVEGAAGREPERLAALMRSATVVWSAVDAQTQTASEAYRATEAELRRRTDEQLQALLDALLEGQATPGLAARAAAGLDLPEHGPYAVVVLRAVRRDAHGQPLRGAGFRFIWRMRADCEIGVVALTPGQGLDGVAQALDGRCSGPGGISPVVPGLAELGRARRLAELALRTCPPDGTAVVRLDQRMPTALVVSQPELADRLVSDVFGGLLELEPADRAVLLETLDVWLTCEGSAGRAAGRLYCHRNTVFNRLRRLEQLTSRSLARPRDLIEMTLALDAYRLSGTRR, from the coding sequence ATGGGTGGGCGAAGGCTGCGGACCGGGCACGACTGGAAGCTGCTCGCGGAGTCCTGCACGGCGCTGCTGGACCGGGTGCCCGAGCTGGTCGACGAGCACATACGGCAACTCACCGAGCACTCCCCCGTCTACGCGGGAGTCCTCGCACCCGACCTCCAGTGGCGGGAGGCGGAGGAGGCGATCCGGATCGGCATCGAGACCCTTTCGGCGCCTCGGGAGTCGCCCCGCCGCGACCTGGAGCACGCCGAGGGCCTGGGCCGGCACCGGGCGCAGCAGGGGCTGCCGCTGGACCTGCTGGTGCACGCCTACCGCAACGCCGGCTATCTGGTGTGGGACGCGCTGGTGGAGGGCGCCGCCGGGCGGGAACCGGAGCGGCTGGCGGCGCTGATGCGGTCGGCGACGGTGGTCTGGTCGGCGGTGGACGCGCAGACCCAGACGGCGTCGGAGGCGTACCGCGCGACCGAGGCGGAGCTGCGACGACGTACCGACGAGCAGTTGCAGGCGCTGCTCGACGCCCTGCTTGAGGGGCAGGCGACGCCGGGCCTCGCGGCGCGGGCGGCCGCGGGGCTGGATCTGCCGGAGCACGGCCCTTACGCGGTGGTGGTGCTGCGGGCGGTGCGGCGGGACGCGCACGGGCAGCCGTTACGGGGAGCCGGGTTCCGGTTCATCTGGCGGATGCGGGCGGACTGTGAGATCGGGGTCGTCGCGCTCACGCCCGGTCAGGGCCTGGACGGGGTGGCCCAGGCGCTGGACGGGCGGTGCTCGGGGCCCGGCGGGATCAGCCCGGTGGTGCCCGGCCTCGCCGAGTTGGGGCGGGCCCGGCGGCTGGCCGAGCTGGCGCTGCGGACCTGTCCGCCGGACGGTACCGCCGTCGTACGCCTTGATCAGCGCATGCCGACGGCGCTCGTGGTGAGTCAGCCGGAGCTGGCCGACCGGCTGGTGTCGGATGTGTTCGGCGGGCTGCTGGAGCTGGAGCCCGCCGACCGGGCCGTGCTGCTGGAGACCCTGGATGTGTGGCTGACCTGCGAGGGTTCGGCGGGCCGGGCCGCCGGGCGGCTGTACTGCCACCGCAACACGGTCTTCAATCGGCTGCGGCGCCTGGAACAGCTGACGTCACGGTCGCTGGCCCGGCCGCGGGACCTGATCGAGATGACGCTGGCGTTGGACGCGTACCGGTTGTCCGGGACCCGCCGATGA
- a CDS encoding glycerate kinase, translating into MLIAADKFKGSLTAVQVAERVTAGLRRVVPGVEVAALPVADGGDGTVDAAVAAGFDRHEIKVAGPLGQEVTAAFALRGDTAVVEMAEASGLQRLPKGVFAPLTSSTYGSGELLRAALDAGARTIVFGVGGSATTDGGAGMLTALGARFLDKDGEPVTPGGGGLAELASADLSGLDPRFADVELVLASDVDNPLTGPKGAPAVYGPQKGASPDDVETLDAALAHYARVLEDTVGAKAAEYAASPGAGAAGGIGYGALLIGARFRAGIEVMLDVLGFAPALEKAALVITGEGSLDEQTLHGKAPAGVAAAARAANKEVVAVCGRLALPPEALGRAGIRRAYPLTEVEPDVAKCIADAGPILERVAEQIARDFLS; encoded by the coding sequence GTGCTCATCGCCGCGGACAAGTTCAAGGGGTCGCTGACGGCCGTGCAGGTCGCCGAGCGGGTGACGGCCGGGCTGCGCCGGGTCGTGCCGGGCGTCGAGGTGGCCGCGCTGCCCGTGGCCGACGGCGGCGACGGCACCGTGGACGCGGCGGTCGCGGCCGGTTTCGACCGGCACGAGATCAAGGTCGCCGGGCCCCTCGGCCAGGAGGTCACGGCCGCCTTCGCGCTGCGCGGCGACACCGCCGTCGTGGAGATGGCGGAGGCCAGCGGTCTCCAGCGCCTCCCCAAGGGCGTCTTCGCCCCCCTCACCTCGTCCACCTACGGCTCCGGCGAGCTGCTGCGGGCAGCCCTCGACGCGGGCGCCCGCACCATCGTCTTCGGCGTCGGCGGCAGCGCCACCACCGACGGCGGCGCCGGCATGCTCACCGCGCTCGGCGCCCGGTTCCTCGACAAGGACGGCGAGCCGGTCACCCCGGGCGGTGGCGGCCTCGCCGAACTGGCCTCGGCCGACCTGTCGGGCCTCGACCCGCGCTTCGCCGACGTGGAGCTGGTCCTCGCCAGCGACGTCGACAACCCGCTCACCGGCCCGAAGGGCGCACCCGCGGTCTACGGCCCGCAGAAGGGCGCCTCCCCGGACGACGTCGAGACCCTGGACGCCGCCCTCGCGCACTACGCGCGCGTGCTGGAGGACACGGTCGGCGCCAAGGCGGCCGAGTACGCCGCGTCGCCGGGCGCGGGCGCGGCCGGCGGCATCGGCTACGGCGCGCTCCTCATCGGCGCCCGGTTCCGGGCCGGCATCGAGGTCATGCTCGACGTCCTCGGCTTCGCACCCGCGCTGGAGAAGGCGGCCCTGGTCATCACCGGCGAGGGCTCCCTCGACGAGCAGACCCTGCACGGCAAGGCCCCCGCGGGCGTCGCCGCCGCGGCCCGCGCCGCGAACAAGGAGGTCGTCGCGGTGTGCGGGCGCCTCGCCCTGCCTCCGGAGGCGCTCGGCAGGGCCGGCATCCGGCGCGCGTACCCGCTCACCGAGGTCGAGCCGGACGTGGCGAAGTGCATCGCCGACGCCGGGCCGATCCTGGAGCGGGTGGCGGAGCAGATCGCACGGGACTTCCTGAGCTGA
- a CDS encoding ADP-ribosylglycohydrolase family protein codes for MTPVGSEPELADRVLGGWLGRIAGNMLGKPVEQGDLWTRDRIDRYLRRAAALPLTDYLPEPPSESDGFELRPEWRSCVRGRIHGSCRDDDVDYAILGLDLLETHGFAFSTEQVGDLWLLRLPYLQTFTAERAAYRNLANGLKPPLTATYDNPYQDWIGALIRADIYGWTCPGAPRRAASLARRDAVLSHTGNGVYGAMWAAALVSAAFTAATVRQALDQALAVVPASSRLARTVRRVMSLHDTRMTWEDTLTTVAEETAGLGWIHTVPNAAVLTAGLLYGDGDFTRTVTLTVRGGLDTDSNGATAGSVAGVLTGAEAIPAQWKDPLEDTVRSAVFGFDGVRISELAERTVRLIDGE; via the coding sequence ATGACCCCTGTGGGCAGTGAGCCAGAGCTCGCCGACCGCGTCCTCGGGGGCTGGCTGGGCCGGATCGCGGGCAACATGCTCGGCAAGCCGGTCGAGCAGGGCGACCTGTGGACGCGGGACCGGATCGACCGTTATCTGCGGCGGGCCGCCGCCCTGCCGCTGACCGACTATCTGCCGGAGCCGCCGAGCGAGAGCGACGGTTTCGAGCTGCGCCCCGAGTGGCGGAGCTGCGTGCGCGGCCGGATCCACGGCAGCTGTCGTGACGACGACGTGGACTACGCCATCCTCGGCCTGGACCTTCTGGAGACCCACGGCTTCGCCTTCAGCACCGAGCAGGTCGGTGATCTGTGGCTGCTGCGGCTGCCCTACCTCCAGACGTTCACCGCCGAGCGGGCCGCCTACCGCAATCTCGCCAACGGGCTGAAGCCGCCCCTGACAGCGACCTACGACAACCCGTACCAGGACTGGATCGGGGCGCTGATCCGCGCCGACATCTACGGCTGGACCTGCCCCGGCGCCCCACGCCGGGCGGCCTCGCTGGCCCGGCGGGACGCGGTGCTCTCGCACACCGGGAACGGGGTGTACGGGGCGATGTGGGCGGCGGCGCTGGTGTCGGCGGCGTTCACCGCGGCGACCGTGCGCCAGGCCCTGGACCAGGCGCTGGCCGTCGTACCGGCGAGCAGCCGGCTGGCCAGGACCGTGCGCCGGGTGATGTCCCTCCATGACACCCGGATGACCTGGGAGGACACGCTGACGACGGTGGCCGAGGAGACCGCCGGGCTCGGCTGGATCCACACCGTCCCGAACGCCGCGGTGCTCACCGCCGGGCTGCTGTACGGCGACGGCGACTTCACCCGGACCGTCACGCTGACGGTCCGGGGTGGTCTGGACACCGACTCCAACGGGGCCACGGCCGGCTCGGTGGCCGGGGTGCTGACCGGCGCGGAGGCGATTCCGGCGCAGTGGAAGGATCCGCTGGAGGACACGGTGCGCAGCGCGGTGTTCGGCTTCGACGGGGTACGGATCAGCGAGCTGGCGGAGCGGACGGTGCGGCTGATCGACGGTGAGTGA